The following are encoded together in the Micromonospora lupini genome:
- a CDS encoding Glu/Leu/Phe/Val family dehydrogenase: protein MGVFASTDDPGSTGHEQVVFCQDKQSGLKAIIGIYSTALGPALGGTRFYPYDSEDDALADVLDLSRGMAYKNALAGLDLGGGKAVIWGDPEQVKSEALLRAYGRFVESLAGRYYTACDVGTYVADMDIIARETRYVTGRSVEHGGAGDSSILTAWGVFQGMRAAAEHVWGTPSLRGRRVGVAGLGKVGKYLTGHLLEDGAEVVATDVNPKALAWVRANHPQVTLVDDATALVAADIDVYAPCALGGALNDDTVPALRAKVVTGAANNQLAHPGIEKLLADRGILYTPDYVVNAGGVIQVADEIEGFNFERAKLRATRIYDTTREILHLADAEGVPPAVAADRLAERRMAEVGRLRTIHLR from the coding sequence GGCCTGAAGGCGATCATCGGGATCTACTCCACCGCGCTGGGGCCCGCGCTCGGCGGCACCCGCTTCTACCCGTACGACAGCGAGGACGACGCGCTCGCCGACGTGCTCGACCTGTCCCGCGGAATGGCGTACAAGAACGCGCTCGCCGGGCTGGACCTGGGCGGCGGCAAGGCAGTCATCTGGGGCGACCCGGAGCAGGTCAAGAGCGAGGCGCTGCTGCGCGCGTACGGCCGCTTCGTGGAGTCGCTCGCCGGCCGCTACTACACCGCCTGCGACGTCGGCACCTACGTGGCCGACATGGACATCATCGCCCGCGAGACCCGGTACGTGACAGGCCGCAGCGTGGAGCACGGCGGCGCCGGCGACTCCTCGATCCTGACCGCCTGGGGCGTCTTCCAGGGGATGCGGGCCGCCGCCGAGCACGTCTGGGGCACGCCGAGCCTGCGTGGCAGGCGGGTCGGCGTGGCGGGCCTCGGCAAGGTCGGCAAGTACCTGACCGGGCACCTGCTGGAGGACGGCGCTGAGGTGGTCGCCACCGACGTCAACCCGAAGGCCCTCGCCTGGGTGCGCGCGAACCACCCGCAGGTCACCCTGGTCGACGACGCCACCGCGCTCGTCGCGGCGGACATCGACGTGTACGCCCCGTGCGCGCTGGGCGGCGCGCTCAACGACGACACGGTGCCGGCGCTGCGCGCGAAGGTGGTGACCGGAGCGGCGAACAACCAGCTCGCCCACCCGGGCATCGAGAAGCTGCTGGCCGACAGGGGCATCCTCTACACCCCTGACTACGTGGTCAACGCCGGTGGTGTGATCCAGGTGGCCGACGAGATCGAGGGCTTCAACTTCGAGCGGGCGAAGCTGCGGGCCACCCGGATCTACGACACCACCCGCGAGATCCTGCACCTGGCGGACGCCGAGGGCGTGCCTCCGGCGGTCGCCGCGGACCGGCTGGCCGAGCGGCGGATGGCCGAGGTCGGTCGCCTGCGCACGATCCACCTGCGCTGA